The following coding sequences are from one Clostridioides difficile ATCC 9689 = DSM 1296 window:
- a CDS encoding PadR family transcriptional regulator: MQLNKEVLKGYIDILIVSILEKKDCYGYEIAKQVRERSEFELKEGTMYLALKRMESKNLIKSYYSNEQSSGGRRKYYNLTNEGKDFLEIKKQEWRFIKKVMNQFLGEVD; the protein is encoded by the coding sequence ATGCAGTTAAATAAAGAAGTGTTAAAAGGTTATATCGATATATTAATTGTTTCTATATTAGAAAAGAAAGATTGTTATGGATATGAAATTGCAAAGCAAGTAAGAGAAAGAAGTGAGTTTGAATTAAAAGAAGGAACAATGTATCTTGCACTTAAAAGAATGGAATCTAAAAATTTAATTAAATCTTATTATAGCAATGAACAAAGTTCAGGTGGAAGAAGAAAATATTATAATTTAACTAATGAAGGTAAAGATTTTTTAGAAATAAAGAAACAAGAATGGAGATTTATTAAAAAGGTTATGAATCAATTTTTGGGAGAGGTGGATTAA
- the rpmA gene encoding 50S ribosomal protein L27, producing the protein MLNMNLQLLASKKGVGSSKNGRDSISKRLGVKRFDGQLVTAGSIIVRQRGTKIHPGTNVGKGSDDTLFALVDGTVKFERKDKKRKKVSIYPVAIAE; encoded by the coding sequence ATGTTAAACATGAATTTACAATTATTAGCATCTAAAAAAGGGGTAGGTTCTTCTAAAAATGGTAGAGATTCTATATCTAAAAGATTAGGTGTTAAGAGATTCGATGGTCAATTAGTAACTGCTGGAAGTATAATAGTTAGACAAAGAGGAACTAAAATACATCCAGGAACTAATGTTGGAAAAGGTAGTGATGATACTTTATTTGCATTAGTTGATGGTACTGTTAAATTCGAAAGAAAAGACAAGAAGAGAAAAAAAGTTAGTATATATCCAGTAGCAATAGCTGAGTAA
- the minD gene encoding septum site-determining protein MinD: MSEVIVITSGKGGVGKTTTAANLGTALSLENKKTVVVDADIGLRNLDVVMGLENRIVYDIVDVVEGTCRLKQALIKDKRFDNLYLLPAAQTRDKNAVSVEQMIDLCEKLKESFEYIIIDCPAGIEQGFKNAVAGADRAIVVTNPEISAVRDADRIIGLLEANEIKEIRLVINRIRNDMVKRGDMMDKQDIIEILAIDLLGLVPDDESIIISTNKGEPAILDSKSLAGQAYKNIAKRILNEEVPLLDLEVEDGFFGRLKKMFSMAK; this comes from the coding sequence ATGAGCGAAGTTATAGTTATAACATCTGGTAAAGGTGGGGTTGGAAAAACTACTACCGCAGCAAACTTAGGAACTGCGCTAAGCCTAGAAAATAAAAAAACAGTAGTTGTGGATGCAGATATTGGACTTAGAAACTTAGATGTAGTAATGGGTCTTGAAAATCGAATAGTTTATGACATAGTAGATGTAGTTGAAGGAACTTGTAGGCTTAAGCAAGCTCTAATAAAAGACAAAAGATTTGATAATCTATATTTATTACCAGCAGCACAAACTAGAGATAAAAATGCTGTCTCAGTTGAGCAGATGATTGACCTGTGTGAGAAACTAAAAGAATCTTTCGAGTATATAATAATAGACTGTCCAGCAGGTATTGAGCAAGGCTTTAAAAATGCAGTAGCTGGAGCAGATAGAGCTATTGTAGTTACTAATCCAGAAATATCAGCAGTAAGAGATGCTGATAGAATAATAGGTCTATTAGAAGCAAATGAAATAAAAGAGATAAGATTAGTTATAAATAGAATTAGAAATGATATGGTTAAGCGTGGAGACATGATGGATAAACAAGATATAATAGAAATATTAGCAATAGATTTGTTAGGTCTTGTTCCTGATGATGAAAGCATAATTATATCAACAAATAAAGGAGAGCCAGCTATACTTGATTCTAAGTCACTTGCTGGTCAAGCATACAAAAATATCGCAAAAAGGATACTAAATGAAGAAGTTCCTCTACTTGATCTTGAAGTTGAAGATGGATTCTTTGGTAGACTTAAAAAAATGTTTAGCATGGCTAAGTAG
- a CDS encoding TIGR03936 family radical SAM-associated protein has translation MSKIIRVKFKKEGDMIYISHLDLQRLLQRAFRRAEINLSHSQGFNPHPKMSYGNALALGTESQGEYVDIEIEEDDLSVEEFLNKVSIQLPDGIDFIKAKEIDRQTPSLSSVIDYGEYLFNIDLKRPMTKEFVKRKVIDFMNNKEIIITKKNKKGKMVEVDIRPMIRTFDVLNLEDEHITLTATIATGSKTNLNTNILIPKILEMFELDIDPLDVDILRRDLYVLEDGELVTPM, from the coding sequence ATGAGTAAGATAATAAGAGTAAAATTTAAAAAGGAAGGCGACATGATATATATATCACATCTTGACCTTCAGAGATTGTTACAAAGAGCGTTTAGAAGAGCTGAAATAAACTTATCACATTCTCAAGGATTTAATCCTCACCCTAAAATGAGTTATGGCAATGCTTTGGCTTTAGGGACAGAAAGTCAAGGTGAGTATGTAGATATTGAAATAGAAGAAGATGATTTATCAGTAGAGGAATTTTTAAATAAAGTATCAATTCAACTTCCAGATGGGATAGATTTTATCAAAGCAAAAGAAATTGATAGACAAACACCTTCTCTTTCTTCTGTGATAGACTATGGAGAATATTTGTTTAATATAGATTTGAAAAGACCTATGACGAAAGAGTTTGTAAAAAGAAAAGTAATTGACTTTATGAATAATAAAGAAATAATCATAACAAAAAAGAATAAAAAAGGTAAGATGGTTGAAGTAGATATAAGACCTATGATAAGAACCTTTGATGTTTTAAATTTAGAAGATGAACATATTACTCTTACTGCTACTATAGCTACAGGCTCAAAAACTAATTTAAATACTAATATACTTATACCAAAGATATTAGAGATGTTTGAACTTGATATTGACCCATTAGATGTTGATATATTGAGAAGAGATTTATATGTATTAGAAGATGGGGAATTAGTGACTCCTATGTAA
- a CDS encoding methylglyoxal synthase yields the protein MNIALVAHDQMKNTMVGFCIGYESILKKYGLYATGTTGKRIMDETELNINRLASGPLGGDQQIGSLIVTQEIDLVIFLRDPLTSQAHETDIQALIRLCDVYHVPIATNLASAEIFIKALDRGELSWREVRKSKSQRI from the coding sequence ATGAATATAGCATTAGTAGCACATGACCAAATGAAAAACACTATGGTCGGATTTTGTATAGGTTATGAATCAATTTTAAAAAAGTATGGACTATATGCAACTGGAACTACAGGAAAAAGAATAATGGATGAAACTGAATTAAATATAAATAGATTAGCATCTGGTCCTTTAGGTGGAGACCAACAAATAGGTTCTTTAATAGTAACACAAGAAATAGATTTAGTTATTTTTTTAAGAGACCCATTGACATCTCAGGCTCATGAAACAGATATACAAGCGTTAATAAGACTTTGTGATGTTTATCATGTTCCAATAGCTACAAATCTAGCTTCAGCAGAAATATTTATAAAAGCTCTTGATAGAGGAGAACTATCATGGAGAGAAGTTAGAAAAAGCAAAAGTCAACGTATTTAA
- a CDS encoding permease prefix domain 1-containing protein, with translation MKLIDEYLDKLYKKCDNKSTIELKQEMRCHLIESANEFKLEGLDEEEACKKAIERFDDGDEMQYELCNIIKELSLSLDRHKSIVMGFKKVLGYISIIAFLISGFMWYYNNSLQHNMYNLGKELDGEIKQLAERHDMTKIGEYKLELEKILDKDKYSKVKALRLYVIDMKDGNTNLSSSGLNANMVYEREADYNNISNFIQHLGYNGKDFLDKNGNIVNPDIFLEYFFYFESEMLIPVAFAFGLLCIIAYFILRFKISLIKNNN, from the coding sequence ATGAAACTAATAGATGAATATTTAGATAAACTATATAAAAAATGTGACAATAAAAGTACTATAGAATTAAAACAGGAAATGAGATGCCATCTTATAGAATCTGCAAATGAATTTAAATTAGAAGGATTAGATGAAGAAGAAGCATGTAAAAAAGCAATTGAAAGATTTGATGATGGTGATGAAATGCAGTATGAATTATGTAATATAATAAAAGAACTATCTTTATCATTGGATAGGCATAAATCAATTGTAATGGGGTTTAAAAAAGTATTAGGTTACATAAGTATAATTGCATTTTTAATTTCTGGATTTATGTGGTATTACAATAATAGTTTACAACATAATATGTATAATTTAGGAAAAGAACTTGATGGAGAAATAAAGCAATTGGCAGAAAGACATGATATGACAAAGATTGGTGAATATAAGTTAGAACTTGAAAAAATACTTGATAAAGATAAGTATAGTAAAGTCAAAGCTCTTAGACTATATGTAATAGATATGAAAGATGGAAACACTAATTTAAGTTCTTCAGGATTGAATGCTAATATGGTATATGAGAGGGAAGCAGATTATAATAACATAAGTAATTTTATACAGCATTTAGGATATAATGGAAAAGATTTTTTAGACAAGAATGGGAATATAGTAAATCCAGATATTTTCTTAGAATATTTCTTTTATTTTGAATCGGAGATGTTAATTCCAGTAGCATTTGCATTTGGATTATTATGTATAATAGCGTATTTTATATTAAGATTTAAAATTTCTTTAATAAAAAATAATAATTAA
- the rodA gene encoding rod shape-determining protein RodA — MKKININYKSTIKLIKQLDWKLIVTVLAIFIFGLVILSSATHANSTGSYNQLIKQGLAFVLGIGMIIVILFFDYNLLGRYYKALYIISLILLAIVLLPGIGTVKGGARSWINLGPLDLQTSEIVKLTFVLSYAKILESKKDKLNTLKEVMPVVVYSLPFIGLLIAQPDLGTGIVFCCMIFAMLFTAGLSSKLIKRGIIILLVSMPLMYLMMADHQKVRIEAFLNPEDVTLKGNYQVMQSLIAIGSGGVTGKGLYNGSQNQEDFLPVQDSDFIFAVVGEELGVIGMAVLIILFMIFLLRLLAIARDAKDFYGTLIVVGVMGMFGYQIIQNIGMTVALIPVTGVTLPFVSYGGSSLLTSLANLGLVLNVCMRRKKINF, encoded by the coding sequence TTGAAAAAAATCAATATTAATTATAAGTCGACAATTAAGTTGATAAAACAGTTAGACTGGAAACTTATAGTTACAGTATTAGCTATCTTTATTTTTGGGCTTGTTATACTTAGTAGTGCAACACATGCTAATTCAACAGGTTCATATAATCAATTGATTAAACAAGGATTAGCTTTTGTACTTGGGATAGGAATGATTATAGTCATATTATTTTTTGACTATAACCTTCTAGGCAGGTATTATAAAGCGCTTTATATAATAAGTCTTATTTTGTTAGCCATAGTTTTATTACCTGGAATTGGGACAGTAAAAGGTGGAGCTAGGTCGTGGATTAACTTAGGACCACTTGACTTGCAGACATCTGAAATAGTCAAATTAACATTTGTACTAAGTTATGCAAAGATACTTGAATCCAAAAAGGATAAATTAAATACGTTAAAGGAAGTTATGCCTGTTGTAGTTTATTCTCTTCCATTTATCGGATTATTGATTGCACAACCAGACTTGGGAACAGGAATTGTATTTTGTTGTATGATATTTGCAATGCTGTTCACAGCAGGTCTTAGCTCAAAGTTGATAAAAAGAGGAATAATCATACTATTAGTGTCAATGCCACTGATGTATTTAATGATGGCAGACCATCAAAAGGTAAGAATAGAAGCTTTTCTAAATCCAGAAGATGTAACTCTAAAAGGAAACTATCAAGTTATGCAATCTCTGATTGCAATTGGTTCTGGAGGCGTAACTGGTAAAGGACTTTACAATGGAAGTCAAAATCAAGAAGATTTTTTACCTGTACAAGATAGTGATTTTATATTTGCTGTTGTAGGTGAAGAACTTGGTGTAATAGGAATGGCAGTGTTGATAATCTTATTTATGATATTCCTATTAAGGCTTTTAGCAATTGCAAGAGATGCAAAAGATTTTTATGGAACCCTCATAGTGGTTGGTGTTATGGGAATGTTTGGTTACCAGATAATCCAAAATATAGGTATGACGGTTGCGTTAATACCAGTAACTGGAGTAACATTACCTTTTGTAAGTTATGGAGGAAGTTCGTTATTGACATCTTTAGCAAACTTAGGATTAGTACTAAATGTGTGTATGAGAAGAAAGAAAATAAATTTCTAA
- the minE gene encoding cell division topological specificity factor MinE, producing MLDLFRVFSNEAKTSKSVAKERLKLVLVHDRVDCSPQLLEMIKTDILKVIANYAEIEDDGLEIKMSKCRGEHDDKPVSALVANIPLKNIKDRCM from the coding sequence GTGTTAGATTTATTTAGAGTTTTTTCTAACGAGGCTAAAACTAGTAAATCTGTTGCTAAAGAGAGGTTAAAGCTAGTTTTAGTTCATGATAGAGTAGATTGTTCACCACAACTTTTAGAGATGATAAAAACAGACATTTTGAAAGTAATAGCTAATTATGCAGAAATAGAAGATGATGGTCTTGAAATAAAAATGTCTAAATGCAGAGGTGAGCATGATGACAAACCTGTATCTGCATTAGTTGCTAATATACCACTAAAGAATATAAAAGATAGATGTATGTAA
- a CDS encoding TIGR03960 family B12-binding radical SAM protein yields the protein MNKVDLKKILKKVEKPARYLGNEINSIHKDTSNSELIRYAHCFPDLYEVGMSHLGSHILYDVINKDEDVFCERVYSPAVDMENIMREKSIPLFALESREPITNFDFVTFTLQYELSYTNILNILDLANIPILKEERTLEDPFIMVGGPCAYNSEPLADFVDVVILGEGEEVNLEVVNEYKEWKKNKTTREDFLYKISSIEGVYIPSFYDVKYNEDGTVQSVTPNREGITKNPTKRIIKDVETVDYPEKLIVPYIDTVHDRIVLELFRGCTRGCRFCQAGMIYRPIREKSVKRLKEILDKLVKNTGYDEISLSSLSTSDYSKLSELTDYLVDEYASNNIGISLPSLRLDNFSMEIADKIQQVRKSGLTFAPEAGTQRLRDVINKGVTEEDLENATERAFEMGWNSVKLYFMIGLPTETYEDLDGIAKLAYKVIDIYRKVNGGKLKRSFSVTVSTSTFVPKPFTPFQWHGQDTTEEVINKQRHLVNKLRNNNIKYNYHDSKTSLMEAVVARGDRRIGKVIYDAFRLGAKFDGWAEHFNLDIWKEAMEKNNLSIDFYAHRNRNYEEVFPWDHIDVGISKKFLIREDENAKKEKITSDCRHNCNGCGINIHDIGRGLC from the coding sequence ATGAATAAAGTAGACTTGAAAAAAATCTTAAAAAAAGTAGAAAAGCCTGCTAGATATCTTGGAAATGAAATAAATTCAATTCATAAAGATACTAGTAATAGTGAATTGATAAGATATGCACATTGCTTTCCAGATTTATATGAAGTTGGTATGAGTCACTTAGGGAGTCATATATTATATGATGTAATAAATAAGGATGAAGATGTATTTTGTGAGAGAGTGTATTCTCCTGCAGTTGATATGGAAAATATAATGAGAGAAAAAAGTATACCATTATTTGCATTAGAGTCAAGAGAGCCTATAACAAACTTTGATTTTGTCACTTTTACACTTCAATATGAACTTTCATACACTAATATCTTAAATATATTAGATTTAGCCAATATACCAATATTAAAAGAAGAAAGAACTTTGGAAGACCCATTTATAATGGTTGGTGGTCCTTGTGCTTATAATTCCGAACCATTAGCAGATTTTGTAGATGTAGTAATATTAGGTGAAGGTGAAGAGGTTAATTTAGAAGTAGTAAATGAGTATAAAGAATGGAAGAAAAATAAAACGACTAGAGAAGATTTTTTATATAAAATATCTAGCATAGAAGGAGTATACATACCAAGTTTTTATGATGTCAAGTACAATGAAGATGGTACAGTTCAAAGTGTAACTCCTAATAGAGAAGGGATTACTAAAAATCCTACTAAAAGGATAATAAAAGATGTTGAGACTGTAGATTATCCAGAAAAACTAATAGTACCTTATATAGATACTGTTCATGATAGAATAGTACTAGAATTATTTAGAGGATGTACTAGAGGATGTAGATTCTGTCAAGCAGGTATGATATACAGACCAATAAGAGAAAAGAGTGTTAAAAGACTTAAAGAAATATTAGATAAATTAGTTAAGAATACTGGATATGATGAAATATCATTATCATCACTTAGTACGAGTGATTATAGTAAGTTATCAGAGTTGACTGATTATTTGGTAGATGAATATGCATCTAATAATATTGGGATTTCGCTTCCATCCCTTAGATTAGATAATTTTTCAATGGAAATTGCTGATAAAATACAACAAGTAAGAAAATCTGGACTTACTTTTGCTCCAGAAGCAGGAACTCAAAGACTTAGAGATGTTATAAATAAAGGTGTTACAGAAGAAGATTTGGAAAATGCAACAGAAAGAGCTTTTGAGATGGGGTGGAATAGTGTTAAGTTGTATTTTATGATTGGTTTACCAACTGAGACTTATGAAGATTTAGATGGTATAGCTAAATTAGCTTATAAAGTTATTGATATTTATAGAAAAGTAAATGGAGGAAAGCTAAAGAGAAGTTTTAGTGTTACAGTGAGTACTTCTACATTTGTACCAAAGCCATTTACACCTTTCCAATGGCATGGTCAAGATACTACAGAAGAAGTTATTAATAAGCAGAGACATTTAGTAAATAAATTAAGAAATAACAATATAAAATACAATTATCATGATTCAAAGACTAGTTTGATGGAAGCAGTAGTAGCTAGAGGCGATAGAAGAATAGGAAAAGTTATATATGATGCATTTAGACTAGGTGCTAAATTTGATGGATGGGCAGAACATTTTAATTTAGATATATGGAAAGAAGCTATGGAAAAGAATAATCTTTCTATAGATTTTTATGCACATAGAAATAGAAACTATGAAGAGGTATTTCCTTGGGACCATATAGATGTAGGTATTAGTAAAAAATTCTTAATTAGAGAAGACGAAAATGCTAAAAAAGAAAAAATCACTTCTGATTGTAGACATAACTGCAATGGTTGTGGAATAAATATACATGATATAGGAAGGGGGCTTTGCTAA
- the rplU gene encoding 50S ribosomal protein L21, giving the protein MYAIVKTGGKQYKVSEGDVLFVEKLEANAGDVVTLNEVLACSKDGELKLGSPVVEGASVQAKVVEQGKAKKVIVFKYKAKKDYRRKQGHRQSYTKIVVEKINA; this is encoded by the coding sequence ATGTACGCTATAGTAAAGACTGGTGGAAAGCAATATAAAGTTTCTGAAGGTGATGTATTATTCGTTGAAAAATTAGAAGCTAACGCAGGTGATGTTGTTACTTTAAACGAAGTATTAGCTTGCTCTAAAGATGGAGAATTAAAATTAGGTTCTCCAGTAGTAGAAGGAGCATCTGTTCAAGCTAAAGTTGTTGAACAAGGTAAAGCTAAGAAAGTTATAGTTTTCAAGTATAAAGCAAAAAAAGATTACAGAAGAAAACAAGGACATCGTCAATCATACACTAAGATAGTTGTAGAAAAAATAAACGCTTAG
- a CDS encoding FprA family A-type flavoprotein, with protein sequence MSKVFEVKKDIYFTGVVDEGLKVFDIIMETEFGTTYNSYLIKDEKTVLFDTVKANFKDEFLSNLSEVTDIAKIDYVVIHHTEPDHAGSLKYLLDINPNIEVYCTKAAKLYLDGQINRPFNCHVIKDGEILNIGKRNLRFITAPFLHWVDTMFTYIEEDKTLLTCDAFGCHFASVDAEVVNSEDYLKSAKHYYDCIVKPFAKHVLSAVDKVVGLNIEFDTILTSHGPMLTKDPMAAVKRYVEWSTEAVNTTNQNQVSIFYLSAYSNTLEMAKKIKEGLDKEGAKAELYDLEDMTLTEMHDTLVVSKVILLGSPTINKTMVKPMWDLFSVIDPMANQGKIAGVFGSFGWSGEGITMAETLLKSMSFKMPVESLKKKFFPSEETLKECMAFGAEFAKLVK encoded by the coding sequence ATGAGTAAAGTTTTTGAAGTAAAAAAAGATATCTACTTTACTGGCGTAGTAGATGAAGGTTTAAAAGTATTCGACATAATAATGGAAACTGAGTTTGGGACAACTTACAACTCTTATTTAATCAAGGACGAAAAAACGGTTTTATTTGACACTGTAAAGGCAAATTTTAAAGATGAGTTTTTAAGTAATTTATCAGAGGTTACTGATATAGCTAAAATTGACTATGTTGTAATTCATCACACAGAACCAGACCATGCAGGTAGTTTAAAATACTTATTAGATATAAATCCTAATATAGAAGTTTATTGTACTAAAGCTGCCAAACTATACTTAGATGGTCAAATAAATAGACCTTTTAACTGTCATGTAATAAAAGATGGTGAAATTTTAAATATCGGTAAAAGAAATCTTAGATTTATAACTGCTCCATTCTTACATTGGGTTGATACAATGTTTACTTACATTGAGGAGGACAAGACTCTTTTAACTTGTGATGCATTTGGTTGTCACTTTGCAAGTGTTGATGCAGAGGTAGTGAATAGTGAAGATTATCTAAAATCAGCTAAACACTACTATGATTGTATAGTTAAGCCATTTGCTAAACATGTTTTAAGTGCTGTAGATAAGGTGGTAGGACTAAACATAGAATTTGATACTATATTGACTTCTCATGGTCCAATGCTTACTAAAGACCCAATGGCTGCTGTTAAAAGATATGTTGAGTGGTCTACAGAAGCTGTTAATACAACTAATCAAAATCAAGTTTCTATATTCTACTTATCAGCTTATAGTAATACTTTAGAGATGGCTAAAAAGATAAAAGAAGGACTTGATAAAGAAGGTGCAAAGGCTGAATTATATGATTTAGAAGATATGACATTAACAGAAATGCACGATACATTAGTAGTGTCAAAAGTAATATTACTAGGCTCTCCAACTATAAACAAAACTATGGTTAAACCTATGTGGGATTTATTCTCTGTTATAGACCCAATGGCTAACCAAGGCAAGATAGCAGGAGTATTTGGTTCATTTGGTTGGAGTGGTGAAGGTATAACTATGGCTGAGACTTTACTTAAATCTATGTCATTCAAAATGCCTGTAGAATCTCTTAAGAAAAAATTCTTCCCTAGTGAAGAGACATTAAAAGAGTGTATGGCATTTGGTGCAGAATTTGCAAAATTAGTTAAATAG
- a CDS encoding Rne/Rng family ribonuclease — MKKIVIESLIGSQKTAVLEDERLTELFVEDNLNKKTVSNIYRGIVKKVIPGIEACFVDIGFKKLAYLQLKKGSTIKSGQDILVQINKEEIGTKGAKLNTEISISGRYIVYIPSNDRTTISNKITDEKERFRLKKITKAVNKENLGLIIRTEAQGCTHDEIKKDIEELKLKYENILKEYKLGIGPKLLYKSLDFATKYVKDNVNDDIESIITNSYDKYSELKSILRGIDKTYVDKLCLEENRDVFDLYRIESKIEKLLNKKVWLKSGGYLIIEKTEALTVIDVNTGKFIGTGKLDETVYKTNLEAAKEIVRQLRIRDIAGIIIIDFIDMHKKKHQKEILHILEEEFNKDKRKAEVLGMTKLGLVEVARRREKESIDKYYLMSCPCCDGEQTIKSVHYILDSIEKEIMRISEHTVYKNIMVEFNDFIFEQIKEYYMDIIDKIGEKYNIKISLNANSTLKHNKTNVIFDKIVDNKM; from the coding sequence GTGAAAAAGATAGTTATTGAGTCCCTAATAGGGTCCCAGAAAACAGCAGTACTTGAAGATGAAAGATTAACAGAACTTTTTGTTGAAGACAATTTAAATAAGAAGACTGTATCCAATATATATCGTGGAATCGTAAAAAAAGTTATACCAGGAATAGAAGCTTGTTTTGTAGATATTGGATTTAAGAAACTTGCTTATTTACAATTAAAAAAGGGAAGTACTATAAAATCTGGTCAGGATATTTTGGTTCAGATAAATAAAGAAGAAATAGGAACTAAAGGCGCAAAATTAAACACTGAGATTAGTATTTCTGGAAGGTATATTGTCTATATACCTTCCAATGATAGAACTACAATATCAAATAAAATTACTGATGAAAAAGAACGATTTAGATTAAAAAAAATTACTAAGGCAGTAAATAAGGAAAATCTAGGATTAATAATAAGGACTGAGGCTCAAGGTTGCACTCATGATGAAATAAAGAAAGATATAGAAGAGTTGAAATTAAAGTATGAAAACATTTTAAAAGAATATAAACTTGGTATAGGTCCGAAATTATTATATAAGTCTTTAGATTTTGCAACTAAATATGTAAAAGATAATGTGAATGATGATATTGAATCTATAATTACCAATAGTTATGATAAGTACTCTGAACTTAAGTCTATTTTAAGAGGTATAGATAAGACTTATGTTGATAAACTGTGTCTTGAGGAAAATAGAGATGTATTTGATTTATACAGAATAGAATCTAAAATAGAAAAATTATTAAATAAAAAAGTATGGTTAAAGAGTGGAGGTTATTTAATAATTGAAAAAACAGAAGCTCTTACGGTTATAGATGTAAATACGGGTAAGTTTATTGGAACTGGTAAACTTGATGAAACCGTTTATAAAACTAATCTTGAAGCTGCAAAAGAAATTGTAAGACAGCTTAGAATTAGAGACATAGCTGGGATAATAATAATCGATTTTATTGATATGCATAAAAAGAAGCATCAAAAGGAGATTTTACACATCCTAGAAGAAGAATTTAATAAAGATAAAAGAAAAGCTGAAGTATTAGGTATGACAAAACTTGGTTTAGTAGAAGTTGCTAGGCGTAGAGAAAAAGAATCCATTGATAAGTATTATTTAATGTCTTGTCCATGTTGTGATGGTGAACAAACAATAAAATCTGTACATTATATACTAGATAGTATTGAAAAAGAAATTATGAGAATAAGTGAACATACTGTTTACAAAAACATAATGGTAGAATTTAATGATTTTATTTTTGAACAAATAAAAGAATATTATATGGATATAATTGATAAAATTGGTGAAAAATATAATATAAAGATTTCTTTAAACGCAAATAGTACATTAAAGCACAATAAAACCAATGTTATTTTCGATAAAATAGTTGACAATAAAATGTAA
- a CDS encoding ribosomal-processing cysteine protease Prp yields the protein MIKVKYYYNDDFLLQGFCLKGHADFAEIGYDIVCAAVTSNAIAVINSLDKLQKIEFEKVVGEEGHIECIVKDTHVKDAQLLLNHFQLAVKEIKREYPKNIKILKK from the coding sequence ATGATAAAAGTTAAATATTATTATAATGATGATTTCTTGTTGCAAGGTTTTTGTTTAAAGGGACATGCTGATTTTGCTGAAATAGGCTATGATATAGTATGTGCTGCAGTTACATCTAATGCTATTGCAGTTATAAATTCTTTAGACAAATTACAGAAGATTGAATTTGAAAAAGTAGTAGGAGAAGAAGGTCATATAGAGTGTATAGTCAAAGATACACATGTAAAAGACGCACAATTATTACTAAATCACTTTCAATTAGCGGTTAAAGAAATTAAACGGGAATACCCAAAAAATATAAAAATTTTAAAAAAGTAG